A genomic window from Klebsiella quasipneumoniae subsp. quasipneumoniae includes:
- a CDS encoding amino acid permease — MQQQHKPHLLRGLNARHIRFIALGSAIGTGLFYGSASAIKAAGPAVLLAYLIGGAAVFIVMRALGEMAVRNPVSGSFGSYARQYLGPLAGFITGWTYTFEMVIVALADVTAFGIYMGLWYPDVPRWIWILSIIFFIGAMNLCNVRVFGEMEFWLSLVKVVAIIAMMLAGAGIIFFGFGHSFPATGLENLWSHGGFAPNGWQGVIASLGIVMFAFGGVEIIGVTAAEAKDPKKVIPQAINTIPLRIILFYVCTLAVLMAIFPWNSFGEQGSPFVLIFDGLGIPAAATILNIIVISASISAINSDIFGAGRMMYGMSKEGLAPKSFQRIASNGVPWMTVVVMGGALLAAVVLNYLIPEQVFVLIASLAAFATVWVWLMILLSHFAMRRSLSAEERSQIAFPVPFWPVAPLLTLLFMGLVIAVLGMFAETRMALIAGLVWLGLLTVVWYARVRKTALQVVTEQ; from the coding sequence ATGCAACAACAACACAAGCCACATCTGCTGCGCGGGCTCAATGCCCGACACATTCGATTTATTGCGCTCGGCTCCGCGATCGGCACCGGGCTGTTCTATGGCTCGGCTTCCGCCATCAAGGCGGCGGGCCCGGCGGTGCTGCTGGCCTATTTGATTGGCGGCGCGGCGGTGTTTATCGTCATGCGCGCGCTGGGCGAGATGGCGGTGCGCAACCCGGTTTCCGGCTCCTTCGGCAGCTATGCCCGCCAGTATCTCGGCCCGCTGGCCGGGTTTATTACCGGCTGGACCTACACTTTTGAAATGGTAATCGTCGCCCTGGCCGACGTGACCGCCTTCGGCATCTATATGGGATTGTGGTATCCCGATGTCCCGCGCTGGATCTGGATCCTCAGCATCATCTTCTTTATCGGCGCCATGAACCTGTGCAACGTGCGGGTGTTCGGCGAGATGGAGTTCTGGCTGTCGCTGGTGAAGGTGGTGGCGATTATCGCCATGATGCTGGCGGGGGCGGGGATCATCTTCTTTGGCTTCGGCCATAGCTTCCCGGCCACCGGGCTGGAAAATCTCTGGAGCCACGGCGGCTTTGCCCCTAACGGCTGGCAGGGCGTTATCGCTTCGCTTGGCATCGTGATGTTCGCCTTCGGCGGGGTGGAGATTATCGGCGTCACCGCCGCGGAAGCGAAGGATCCGAAGAAGGTCATCCCGCAGGCCATCAATACCATTCCGCTGCGCATTATCCTGTTTTACGTCTGCACCCTGGCGGTGCTGATGGCGATTTTCCCGTGGAACAGCTTTGGCGAGCAGGGGAGTCCGTTTGTGCTGATTTTCGACGGTCTGGGGATCCCGGCGGCGGCGACAATCCTTAACATCATCGTGATCAGCGCCAGCATCTCGGCGATTAACAGCGATATCTTCGGCGCCGGACGCATGATGTATGGCATGTCGAAGGAGGGGCTGGCGCCGAAAAGCTTCCAGCGCATCGCCAGCAACGGCGTACCCTGGATGACGGTGGTGGTCATGGGCGGCGCGCTGCTGGCGGCGGTGGTGCTGAACTATCTGATCCCCGAGCAGGTATTTGTGCTGATTGCTTCGCTGGCGGCATTCGCCACGGTGTGGGTATGGCTGATGATCCTGCTCTCCCATTTCGCCATGCGCCGTAGTTTGTCTGCCGAAGAGCGCAGCCAGATTGCCTTCCCCGTTCCGTTCTGGCCGGTGGCGCCGCTGTTAACGCTGCTGTTTATGGGGCTGGTCATCGCTGTGCTGGGGATGTTTGCCGAGACGCGGATGGCGCTGATCGCCGGCCTGGTCTGGCTCGGGCTGCTGACGGTGGTGTGGTACGCGCGGGTGCGTAAAACCGCGCTGCAGGTTGTCACTGAGCAGTAA